In a single window of the Leptospira sanjuanensis genome:
- a CDS encoding NAD(P)-binding protein, producing the protein MQEEDSKSISRKSFLTVLGLCISALAGGVWFLKFIHRITGTIVGPNGNVAHRIRNNKDAAPSSNIHLAASEKTKALILGGGIAGLSAGYYLHKAGFNDFKIIELENESGGNSKSGTNRIGSYPWGAHYLPQPGEEAVLVRKFLEENRIIIGKDKQGKPIYDERYLCFDPEERIFHQGRWNEGLFPIGSPNSPAANEEKKFKKFIQGWRSKIGRDGKKAFSIPIDLSSLDPEILKLDKINFFEYIKEQGFQTKELFWFLDYSVRDDFGGSMETVSAWIGLHYFCSRPVDATGEDLTLLTWPEGNGFLTEKLRAPIRSKIQTETLVEKVIPHFSKDANFAVQTYSPVSGEQKLLLCDSIVYSLPSFTRKYILEEKTGVAEGLTYSPWLVANLSVDKIPTGKGIPPCWDNVIYQSPSLGYIVSTHQDLRAGREESVLTYYQAFGAADTLATRKKMMRTSWSDWKESILFDLKRAHSDIEKRIQNIDIMTYAHAMIRPVPELIWGGKREKLSVSYPNLHFAHSDLSGISIFEEALVRGHNAANKVLGEQKL; encoded by the coding sequence ATGCAAGAAGAAGATTCCAAATCCATTTCTAGAAAATCCTTTCTCACCGTTTTGGGTCTTTGTATTTCCGCGCTCGCGGGAGGAGTTTGGTTCTTAAAATTCATACATAGAATCACCGGAACGATCGTGGGTCCGAACGGAAACGTCGCGCATCGAATTCGAAACAACAAGGATGCGGCTCCTTCATCGAACATCCATCTCGCGGCTTCCGAAAAAACGAAGGCGTTGATTTTGGGCGGAGGAATCGCCGGACTCAGCGCGGGTTATTATCTTCACAAAGCGGGCTTCAACGATTTCAAAATTATCGAGTTGGAAAACGAAAGCGGAGGAAACTCAAAATCGGGAACGAATCGAATCGGCTCCTATCCTTGGGGCGCGCATTATCTTCCTCAACCGGGAGAAGAAGCGGTTCTTGTCCGAAAATTCTTGGAAGAAAATCGAATCATAATCGGCAAGGACAAACAAGGCAAACCGATCTACGACGAGCGATATCTTTGTTTCGATCCGGAGGAAAGAATTTTCCACCAAGGAAGATGGAACGAAGGCCTTTTTCCGATCGGATCTCCGAACTCGCCCGCCGCAAACGAGGAAAAGAAATTTAAAAAGTTCATTCAAGGCTGGAGATCCAAAATCGGAAGAGACGGAAAAAAAGCCTTTTCGATCCCGATCGATCTTTCATCGCTAGATCCGGAAATTCTTAAGTTGGATAAAATTAACTTTTTTGAATATATCAAGGAACAAGGATTTCAAACGAAAGAATTGTTCTGGTTTCTGGATTATTCCGTTCGAGACGACTTCGGCGGTTCGATGGAAACGGTTTCCGCCTGGATCGGCCTGCATTATTTTTGTTCACGACCCGTAGACGCAACGGGGGAAGATCTTACGCTTCTAACATGGCCGGAAGGAAACGGTTTTTTAACGGAGAAGTTACGGGCTCCGATTCGATCGAAGATTCAAACCGAAACTCTGGTCGAAAAAGTGATTCCGCACTTTTCGAAAGATGCGAATTTCGCGGTTCAAACGTATTCTCCTGTGAGCGGGGAACAGAAACTTCTCCTTTGCGATTCGATCGTGTATTCACTGCCATCCTTCACGAGAAAATATATTCTCGAAGAGAAAACGGGCGTCGCGGAAGGACTTACTTATTCCCCTTGGCTGGTCGCCAATCTAAGCGTAGACAAAATTCCAACGGGAAAAGGAATTCCTCCGTGCTGGGACAACGTCATCTATCAAAGTCCTTCATTAGGATACATCGTATCCACACATCAAGATTTACGCGCGGGAAGGGAAGAATCCGTTTTAACATATTACCAAGCATTCGGCGCCGCGGACACGCTCGCGACCCGAAAAAAAATGATGCGAACCTCTTGGTCCGATTGGAAAGAATCCATTCTCTTCGATTTAAAAAGAGCGCATTCGGATATCGAAAAAAGAATTCAAAACATCGACATTATGACTTATGCACATGCAATGATTCGGCCGGTTCCGGAATTGATATGGGGCGGAAAAAGGGAAAAACTTTCCGTCTCGTATCCGAATCTTCACTTTGCGCATTCGGACCTCAGTGGAATTTCCATCTTTGAAGAAGCCCTCGTCAGAGGACACAATGCGGCCAATAAAGTTCTCGGGGAACAAAAGTTATGA
- a CDS encoding HAD family hydrolase: protein MALFLDFDNTFLDSIGIYEDTIKRLIRDAKEYGFSSAKEFSEFYEAARKEAKAELKNSPSNRLRLIYFKKMSLSKRGTLDPKWILRLEKDYFKFFREGIQVRKKKFEKEYKETFILLKTISEKHKLLFCTNENLRTQLIKFDLLFPKTFSYSILSSEEVGKEKPSEEFFATAHRLVSGEKVDAMIGDSLKDDVEGALRFGIPAIRVQSVFSKTKPFVTEKTTAFEINGNDREFSYRETSDLRAALKLFL, encoded by the coding sequence ATGGCTCTTTTTTTGGACTTCGATAATACGTTTTTGGATTCGATCGGAATCTACGAAGATACGATAAAACGACTTATTCGAGACGCGAAAGAATACGGATTCTCCTCCGCAAAAGAATTTTCCGAGTTTTACGAAGCCGCACGAAAAGAAGCGAAAGCCGAACTCAAAAATTCCCCCTCCAATCGTCTTCGTTTGATCTATTTCAAAAAAATGTCTTTGTCCAAACGGGGAACGCTGGATCCGAAATGGATTCTTCGATTGGAAAAAGATTACTTCAAATTTTTTCGGGAAGGAATCCAAGTCCGTAAAAAGAAGTTTGAGAAAGAATACAAGGAAACGTTCATTCTTCTCAAAACGATTTCTGAGAAACACAAACTTCTTTTTTGCACGAACGAAAATCTCAGAACGCAATTGATCAAGTTCGATCTTCTGTTTCCGAAAACGTTTTCGTATTCGATTTTGAGTTCGGAAGAAGTCGGAAAGGAAAAACCTTCCGAAGAATTTTTCGCGACGGCACATCGGCTTGTATCCGGAGAAAAAGTGGATGCGATGATCGGAGATTCCTTAAAGGACGATGTGGAAGGAGCGCTTCGATTCGGAATTCCCGCGATCCGAGTCCAATCCGTGTTTTCTAAAACGAAACCGTTTGTTACGGAGAAAACGACCGCGTTTGAGATCAACGGAAACGACCGCGAATTTTCCTACCGCGAAACGAGCGATCTCAGAGCCGCGTTGAAGTTATTTCTTTAA
- a CDS encoding class I SAM-dependent methyltransferase encodes MNQTCYLCSSTQHSTVFVENGIDIVRCSNCGHVFSTYEQEEHYEGYWDDDSSYDLGWWDNAHREIYQDFIEEFLTAPSGKILDVGCGLGFFVKRIGDQRPGWQATGYEISEKAVQFARTKNGLKNVFPGIVQNSGIAKGSLDIITLWDVIEHIPKPHSLLEYLHSLLKPGGILFLQTPNFPVQLFKAKLKVMLKGMKPDGHYLEAKDHINDYTEKTMRMLAKQTGFVDCKFTILKPIASVSGSGGGSLGSLFKKAYYYATKILWLFTFKTLNLNNTLFAVLKK; translated from the coding sequence TTGAATCAAACCTGTTATCTCTGTTCAAGCACGCAACATTCCACGGTTTTTGTGGAGAATGGAATCGATATCGTCCGCTGTTCCAATTGCGGTCACGTTTTTTCGACGTATGAACAGGAAGAACACTACGAAGGATATTGGGACGATGATTCTTCGTATGATCTCGGCTGGTGGGACAACGCTCACAGGGAAATTTATCAGGACTTTATCGAAGAATTCTTAACCGCGCCCTCCGGTAAGATTTTGGACGTAGGCTGCGGACTCGGATTTTTCGTAAAACGAATCGGAGATCAAAGACCCGGTTGGCAAGCGACCGGCTACGAAATTTCGGAAAAAGCGGTTCAATTTGCGAGAACGAAAAACGGATTGAAAAACGTTTTTCCGGGAATCGTTCAAAACTCCGGAATCGCAAAAGGATCTCTGGACATCATCACTCTTTGGGACGTGATCGAACATATTCCCAAACCCCATAGTTTATTAGAATATTTGCATTCTCTTTTAAAGCCGGGCGGAATTCTTTTTTTACAAACTCCGAACTTTCCCGTTCAGCTTTTTAAAGCGAAGTTGAAAGTTATGCTCAAAGGAATGAAACCGGACGGACATTACCTGGAAGCCAAAGATCATATCAACGACTACACCGAAAAAACGATGAGGATGCTCGCAAAACAAACCGGATTCGTGGATTGCAAATTCACGATTCTAAAACCGATCGCCTCGGTTTCCGGCAGCGGGGGAGGCAGTCTCGGATCTCTTTTTAAGAAAGCGTATTATTATGCGACTAAGATTCTTTGGTTATTCACATTCAAAACTTTGAATCTGAATAACACGTTATTCGCGGTTTTAAAGAAATAA
- the dapF gene encoding diaminopimelate epimerase, whose amino-acid sequence MASLKFTKMEGIGNDYVYIDSTQTDIRLTPEQIQKISDRNFGIGSDGVIFIRNSKQGDFMMDMYNSDGSSSEMCGNGIRCVAKYIYDHGLTNSKNPRIETGAGILEVDLKVGSGNKVDLVSVDMGKPILVPSKVPVIWKNEDTIIDQVLEVAGKTLKFTAVSMGNPHCVIFVDDSDQFPVREIGPLIEHHSIFPKRVNVEFVNLRGKDHLYQRTWERGAGETLACGTGACAVMVAGNLTGRSGKDVRIDLRGGTLRIQWQESGSVLMTGPAREIFSGEIEV is encoded by the coding sequence GTGGCCTCGCTCAAATTCACAAAAATGGAAGGAATCGGAAACGATTACGTTTATATCGATTCCACTCAAACCGACATTCGCCTTACACCGGAACAAATTCAAAAAATATCCGATCGCAATTTCGGAATCGGAAGCGACGGGGTGATTTTCATCCGTAATTCTAAACAAGGCGATTTTATGATGGATATGTACAACTCGGATGGAAGTTCCTCCGAGATGTGCGGAAACGGAATCCGCTGCGTCGCGAAATACATCTACGATCACGGTTTAACAAATTCTAAAAATCCTAGGATAGAAACCGGAGCTGGAATTCTAGAAGTCGATTTAAAAGTCGGATCGGGAAACAAGGTGGATCTAGTCAGCGTGGATATGGGGAAGCCGATCTTGGTTCCTTCCAAGGTGCCTGTGATCTGGAAGAACGAAGATACGATTATCGATCAAGTTTTGGAAGTCGCGGGCAAAACTTTGAAATTTACCGCCGTTAGTATGGGGAATCCGCACTGTGTGATCTTTGTCGACGACAGCGATCAGTTTCCCGTAAGAGAAATCGGTCCATTGATCGAACATCATTCCATTTTTCCGAAACGGGTAAATGTGGAATTCGTAAATTTACGCGGTAAGGATCATCTGTATCAAAGAACCTGGGAAAGAGGGGCGGGAGAAACTCTCGCTTGCGGAACCGGAGCTTGCGCCGTAATGGTCGCCGGAAATTTAACCGGAAGATCGGGAAAGGACGTTAGGATCGATCTAAGAGGCGGAACTCTGAGAATTCAATGGCAGGAATCCGGAAGCGTTTTAATGACCGGACCTGCGAGAGAGATTTTTTCGGGAGAGATAGAGGTATAA
- a CDS encoding lysophospholipid acyltransferase family protein, with the protein MEKEAQTYLRLKQFVAPFLGFAVNINAYGTEHITQEGKLILVSNHRSDMDPFILSYTFPRYISWIAADYTFRIPIFKDLAKLAGGIPMAIDGKISMASIKMVQQVFKREGVLGIFPEGHDYMVKNDFSGPMVKFHEGFAAFSIRNKVDILPSVIVPIEESYSDIPIPSLVRSFMGMPKEVCDIKRRSIYKKVRVLYGPKIDHRPYLEGKLEDNLKKLSDEVRVRMENLQKTEVA; encoded by the coding sequence ATGGAAAAGGAAGCTCAAACATATCTCAGACTGAAACAGTTTGTGGCTCCTTTCTTGGGTTTTGCCGTAAACATCAACGCGTATGGAACGGAGCATATCACCCAGGAAGGCAAGCTAATCCTTGTTAGCAATCATAGATCCGATATGGATCCGTTCATTCTTTCCTATACTTTTCCGAGATATATTTCCTGGATTGCCGCCGATTATACGTTCCGGATCCCGATTTTTAAAGACTTAGCCAAGCTAGCCGGAGGAATTCCGATGGCGATCGACGGAAAGATTTCCATGGCGAGCATCAAAATGGTGCAGCAGGTTTTTAAAAGAGAAGGCGTTTTGGGAATTTTTCCCGAAGGCCACGACTATATGGTCAAAAACGATTTCTCCGGTCCAATGGTGAAATTTCACGAAGGATTTGCGGCCTTCTCGATTCGGAACAAAGTCGACATTCTTCCTTCCGTGATCGTTCCGATCGAGGAAAGTTATTCCGATATTCCTATTCCTTCTTTGGTTCGTTCTTTTATGGGAATGCCGAAAGAAGTCTGCGATATAAAACGCAGATCGATCTACAAAAAAGTCCGCGTTCTTTACGGACCTAAAATCGATCACAGACCGTATTTGGAAGGGAAGCTCGAAGACAATCTGAAAAAACTTTCGGACGAAGTTCGAGTCAGAATGGAAAATCTTCAAAAGACCGAAGTGGCCTAA
- a CDS encoding slr1659 superfamily regulator yields the protein MEISKEDYSVETEKNRGRIRISGTLRLLNVEEYDPIINQIETMLDDSGRGKAVIDIKNLDFLNSAGIASLSRFVAAYDKKNINNVEIKGNKDRYWQIKFLENLKKLRSEIKTTLE from the coding sequence ATGGAAATTTCAAAAGAAGATTATTCCGTTGAAACGGAAAAAAATCGCGGAAGAATCAGAATCTCCGGAACGCTTCGTCTCCTCAACGTCGAAGAATATGATCCCATCATCAACCAAATCGAAACGATGCTCGACGATTCCGGTCGCGGAAAAGCGGTCATCGACATTAAGAATTTGGATTTTTTAAACAGCGCCGGAATCGCGAGTTTATCCCGATTCGTGGCCGCTTACGATAAGAAGAATATCAACAATGTCGAGATCAAAGGAAACAAGGATCGATATTGGCAGATTAAATTTTTGGAAAATCTTAAAAAGCTTAGATCGGAAATCAAAACAACTCTTGAGTAA
- a CDS encoding slr1658 superfamily regulator, producing MSYPVKYGHYNLIPDSLPSESEFTLRLRPMDLRVQWKRCSLTADYVSNYCSFQETLDPDASNTISIVLNELIENAAKFSKDRKGEIFLDLKYYSEIIKIEIKNSTDETSKNKLEKSISALISRNSDELYLSKLKDGEGNEPNSGIGLLLLSKDFPVRLGFLISEISYGTYEVIVRAYLDLNEVERTKLKSINA from the coding sequence ATGAGTTATCCTGTAAAATACGGCCATTACAATCTGATACCGGATTCTCTTCCCAGCGAAAGCGAATTCACTCTCAGACTTCGGCCGATGGATTTGCGCGTTCAATGGAAACGTTGTTCTCTCACCGCAGATTACGTTTCCAACTACTGTTCTTTTCAGGAAACGCTGGATCCCGACGCTTCCAATACCATTTCAATCGTGTTAAACGAACTCATCGAAAACGCTGCGAAATTTTCCAAAGATAGAAAAGGGGAAATTTTTTTAGATCTGAAGTATTATTCCGAAATCATAAAAATCGAAATTAAAAATTCCACGGACGAAACTTCCAAAAACAAACTCGAAAAATCCATTTCCGCATTGATCAGCCGAAACTCGGACGAACTCTATCTCAGCAAGTTGAAAGACGGAGAAGGAAACGAGCCGAATTCCGGAATCGGCCTTTTGCTTCTTTCGAAAGACTTTCCCGTGCGACTCGGTTTTTTGATCAGCGAAATTTCGTACGGAACCTACGAAGTCATCGTGCGCGCTTATTTGGACTTGAACGAAGTTGAAAGAACAAAATTGAAATCCATCAACGCTTGA
- a CDS encoding WbuC family cupin fold metalloprotein: protein MQEILARRVSRILLSTVNPDSNSSKPLKQLLTDSLFSEVLQKANTSPRKRANHNFHELSEVYQRFLNVLTKDTYIQAHRHKNPPKPETFLVLKGSLGFVLFNEDGSIRETHLLSSEGPVYGIDISPGVYHTLVCLSETAICFEGKSGPYDPATDKGFAPWAPSESDSDRLEYLEKLRNLF, encoded by the coding sequence ATGCAGGAAATACTTGCACGGCGTGTAAGTCGTATCTTATTGAGTACTGTGAATCCAGACTCGAACTCCTCCAAACCGCTTAAACAACTTCTTACGGATTCCCTCTTCTCGGAGGTACTGCAAAAGGCAAATACCTCCCCTCGAAAGAGAGCCAATCACAACTTTCACGAACTTTCCGAAGTATACCAGAGATTCTTAAACGTCCTCACAAAGGACACGTACATCCAAGCACACAGACATAAAAACCCGCCGAAACCGGAAACGTTTTTGGTTTTAAAAGGAAGCCTCGGCTTTGTTCTGTTTAACGAAGACGGTTCGATTAGGGAAACGCATCTTTTAAGCTCCGAAGGTCCCGTATACGGAATCGATATCTCACCCGGAGTATACCACACTCTCGTTTGTCTTTCCGAAACCGCGATCTGTTTTGAAGGAAAATCGGGACCGTACGATCCCGCGACTGACAAGGGTTTTGCGCCCTGGGCGCCGTCGGAATCGGATTCAGATCGATTAGAATATCTGGAAAAACTAAGAAACCTTTTTTAA
- a CDS encoding class I SAM-dependent RNA methyltransferase, translating to MKTDSEGHKGRPKKPTMNKLTGPISLRPRSWVNLGYSIANSEEGTFFLKNAIPGEEVQTTILKRSGSLHWGVASRISDPSSERIESDCVSFPRCGGCSYRHVSYGKELEIKTFLLRETLERAFSKNHIQIPEIEILSAEPNGYRNTTQIQLGFIGSKRIAGFYEEFSHSIVELPEDGCKNLPNEMNAALFEFLKKERSESAPLSKSKSLSLRLEGNKAVPYQKESVRFRETVRVPESREIFWNIPAGGFSQVNRYLIAPWLEKIFSLTPDRQTGILELYCGSGLISIALKGKAERWIGYELSSASLKQARENGKQNGVSSFTFEVLNLETDRIESKEALNSPFWIMNPPRAGLSKKVSQSLIENKPKGFLYSSCNHTTLARDLSLILNEEYRLTNVVLVDFFPRTKHFEVIVKAERREVSD from the coding sequence ATGAAAACCGACTCTGAGGGACATAAAGGTCGTCCTAAAAAACCCACCATGAACAAACTGACAGGTCCGATTTCGCTTAGGCCGCGTTCTTGGGTAAACTTGGGTTATTCGATCGCCAATTCGGAAGAAGGAACTTTCTTTTTAAAGAACGCGATTCCAGGAGAAGAAGTTCAAACGACAATTTTGAAACGATCCGGTTCTCTTCATTGGGGAGTTGCTTCGCGGATTTCCGATCCGTCTTCGGAAAGAATCGAATCGGATTGCGTTTCGTTTCCTCGATGCGGCGGTTGTTCCTATCGTCATGTTTCTTACGGAAAGGAGCTCGAAATCAAAACGTTTCTTCTGCGGGAAACTTTAGAACGCGCTTTTTCCAAAAATCATATTCAAATTCCTGAAATCGAAATTCTGAGCGCCGAGCCGAACGGATATAGAAATACGACTCAGATTCAATTGGGTTTTATCGGTTCCAAAAGAATCGCCGGATTTTACGAAGAATTCTCCCATTCGATCGTTGAACTTCCCGAAGACGGTTGTAAAAATCTTCCGAACGAAATGAATGCCGCTTTGTTCGAATTTCTCAAAAAAGAAAGAAGCGAATCGGCTCCTCTTTCCAAATCGAAATCCCTTTCGCTTCGGTTGGAAGGAAACAAGGCAGTTCCGTATCAAAAAGAATCCGTACGATTTCGGGAAACGGTTCGTGTTCCTGAATCCCGCGAAATCTTCTGGAACATACCGGCGGGCGGATTCTCGCAGGTGAATCGATATTTAATCGCACCTTGGCTGGAAAAAATTTTTTCCTTAACTCCCGATCGACAAACGGGAATATTAGAATTATATTGTGGATCCGGATTGATTTCGATCGCGCTAAAAGGTAAGGCGGAACGGTGGATCGGGTACGAACTTTCTTCCGCTTCCCTAAAACAAGCAAGGGAGAATGGAAAGCAAAACGGCGTTTCTTCCTTTACTTTCGAGGTTTTGAATTTGGAAACGGATCGGATTGAGTCGAAGGAAGCTTTGAATTCTCCGTTTTGGATCATGAATCCGCCTAGGGCCGGGTTGTCAAAAAAAGTTTCACAGTCGCTGATTGAAAATAAACCGAAAGGATTTTTATATTCCAGCTGCAACCATACGACTTTGGCAAGGGATCTTTCCTTGATTTTAAACGAAGAGTATCGACTTACGAACGTCGTTCTCGTCGACTTCTTTCCCCGAACAAAACATTTCGAAGTGATCGTAAAAGCGGAACGAAGAGAAGTTTCGGATTAA
- a CDS encoding helix-turn-helix domain-containing protein, whose amino-acid sequence MMTEQKTFRSEQDTISFLLRITPNALAPYLPLPMSKIVNESIPLETLVTQNVVDDLREDCLQEFHENRESGWAWKRFLSGLTVHKEEPKYISESLKKIRSQAGEISISTLAADLGISQSKLEKDYKLFLGLSPKDYASLVRFRNALRLKDESSNLTDLAYLSGYYDQAHFIREFKKRTGKSPKKWFQSKSTID is encoded by the coding sequence ATGATGACCGAACAAAAAACATTCCGATCGGAACAGGATACGATTTCTTTTTTGCTTCGAATTACTCCGAATGCACTCGCACCGTATTTACCTCTTCCTATGAGCAAAATCGTAAACGAAAGCATTCCTTTGGAAACGCTGGTTACTCAAAACGTAGTCGATGATTTGCGAGAGGATTGTCTGCAAGAGTTCCACGAAAATCGGGAATCGGGATGGGCTTGGAAACGATTTTTATCCGGTCTTACGGTTCACAAAGAGGAACCGAAGTATATTTCCGAATCGCTCAAAAAAATCCGGTCTCAGGCGGGAGAAATTTCGATTTCAACCCTGGCCGCCGATTTGGGAATCAGCCAAAGTAAATTAGAAAAAGATTATAAACTATTTTTAGGGCTTTCTCCGAAAGATTACGCTTCGCTGGTTCGATTTCGAAACGCGCTTCGTCTCAAGGATGAATCATCCAATTTAACCGACTTGGCTTATCTTTCCGGTTATTACGACCAAGCGCATTTTATCCGAGAATTTAAAAAGAGAACCGGAAAAAGTCCGAAAAAGTGGTTTCAGTCGAAATCTACGATCGATTGA
- a CDS encoding hemerythrin domain-containing protein translates to MNTIPQTAARIEVYDFPHRGIRNALSLWILETGKTDFKNEEEWNRLKKMSTDIIHLLEIHARDEEAFSLKYLGEIDPSYSEKDLTVHSLLEKEIETIQSLLEQIEGSETLTRTEFKKEFYNTLIRFQTRYFVHMEEEETVTQSHLWKEFSDTELENHRKEIMASLKVEDLKLWIRYVAPTLPSEERLKFESMTEKILSQTPGKN, encoded by the coding sequence ATGAATACAATTCCACAAACCGCTGCAAGAATCGAAGTTTATGACTTTCCTCATAGAGGAATTAGAAACGCTCTTTCCCTCTGGATTTTGGAAACCGGTAAAACGGATTTCAAAAACGAAGAAGAATGGAATCGTTTAAAAAAAATGAGTACGGATATAATTCATCTCCTGGAGATCCATGCCAGAGACGAAGAAGCGTTCAGTTTAAAATATCTCGGCGAAATCGATCCGTCCTATTCCGAAAAAGACTTAACGGTTCATTCCCTCTTGGAAAAAGAAATCGAAACGATTCAAAGTCTGCTGGAACAAATCGAAGGTTCCGAAACATTGACAAGGACCGAATTCAAAAAAGAATTTTATAATACGCTCATACGATTTCAAACCCGATATTTCGTTCATATGGAAGAAGAGGAAACCGTAACTCAATCGCATCTCTGGAAAGAGTTCAGCGACACGGAACTCGAAAATCACCGGAAGGAAATCATGGCCTCTTTAAAGGTTGAAGACTTGAAACTTTGGATTCGCTATGTGGCTCCCACGCTTCCTTCGGAAGAAAGACTCAAATTCGAATCGATGACCGAAAAAATTCTCTCTCAAACACCGGGAAAGAATTGA
- a CDS encoding HEAT repeat domain-containing protein → MLPVAEAKPELPLEQILKELSSENPQIRAQAILEVSNRDYKPSIPAVRNLLKNESNPAVKGTAAIALGTWKDGASTSEIIKLFSSESGVTPDIVMEALARMEDSSTAKVILPFLQSPDATLRLIAVDTLVRIKAVSSGEAILNLARKNKDVELAKTYAMALGKLKVRSAESYLVELAKTTEPSPTLAASYLALGRISSKGAVPVLVQGLGSDFDKGSENSMIALIEIKDASAIAPTVPILKHTNREIRYRAVNVLSEIPSSETGPKVQKILEENNPDAIAPAALVLGRIRFNPARTAIERKLENLQLPDREVIARSLGYLGDKKSIPVLLNVLKEKDGEGRYGAVWSLGILQANEALEDLILASKSFDPKLSSLAVESLGLLRSPKALAALVEIAEKNPNSASIVIPAIAAIPGEESRKILENFAQKDNVSLQQVAISELGKRKDKASLPILIKILDENRAASSKLLMSSLASITGKNFYSRNEWLNWYKLNSK, encoded by the coding sequence ATGCTTCCCGTCGCGGAAGCGAAACCGGAGTTGCCTTTGGAACAGATTCTAAAGGAATTGAGTTCAGAAAATCCGCAGATCCGCGCCCAAGCTATTTTAGAAGTTTCTAATAGAGATTACAAGCCGTCGATACCCGCCGTCCGCAATCTTTTGAAAAACGAATCCAATCCTGCGGTGAAAGGGACTGCGGCGATCGCCCTGGGAACTTGGAAGGACGGCGCTTCCACTTCGGAAATCATAAAACTGTTTTCTTCCGAATCGGGCGTAACGCCCGACATCGTGATGGAAGCGCTCGCGAGAATGGAAGATTCCTCCACTGCGAAAGTGATTCTTCCTTTTTTGCAGTCTCCGGACGCCACCTTGCGATTGATCGCAGTCGATACTTTGGTCCGCATCAAAGCGGTTTCTTCCGGCGAGGCGATTTTAAATTTAGCTCGTAAAAATAAGGATGTGGAACTCGCGAAAACATACGCGATGGCATTAGGAAAATTGAAAGTACGTTCGGCGGAATCGTATTTGGTCGAGCTGGCAAAAACGACCGAACCTTCACCGACGTTGGCGGCTTCTTATTTGGCTTTGGGAAGAATTTCGAGCAAGGGCGCGGTCCCTGTTCTGGTTCAAGGACTCGGTTCCGATTTTGATAAGGGCAGCGAGAATTCCATGATCGCTTTGATTGAAATTAAAGATGCGTCTGCGATCGCCCCGACGGTTCCGATTTTAAAACATACGAATCGGGAGATCCGTTATCGTGCGGTGAACGTTTTGTCCGAAATTCCTTCCTCTGAAACAGGACCCAAGGTTCAGAAAATTTTGGAAGAGAATAATCCCGATGCGATCGCCCCTGCCGCCTTGGTTCTCGGGAGAATTCGTTTTAATCCCGCTCGAACCGCGATCGAAAGAAAATTAGAAAACTTGCAACTACCGGATCGCGAAGTGATCGCGAGGTCGCTCGGATATCTCGGAGATAAAAAAAGCATTCCGGTTTTATTGAATGTTTTAAAGGAAAAAGACGGAGAAGGTCGATACGGGGCGGTTTGGTCCCTCGGGATTCTACAAGCGAACGAAGCGCTGGAGGATTTGATTCTCGCGTCCAAGTCATTCGATCCGAAACTTTCCTCCTTGGCCGTTGAATCCTTGGGTTTATTGCGTTCTCCAAAGGCGCTTGCTGCTCTGGTTGAAATTGCGGAGAAGAACCCGAATTCCGCATCGATCGTTATTCCCGCAATCGCTGCGATTCCAGGAGAAGAATCCCGCAAGATCCTGGAGAATTTTGCGCAGAAAGACAACGTTTCGCTGCAGCAGGTTGCGATTTCCGAGTTGGGAAAGAGAAAGGATAAAGCCAGTCTTCCGATTCTCATTAAAATTTTGGACGAGAATCGCGCGGCGAGTTCCAAACTTTTAATGTCGTCTCTTGCCTCGATCACAGGAAAGAACTTTTACTCTCGGAACGAATGGTTGAACTGGTATAAACTCAACTCGAAGTAA